A single genomic interval of Chitinophaga sp. 180180018-3 harbors:
- a CDS encoding TonB-dependent receptor, with translation MKKFTHGNAFARDKVCPALIYDEQTNNITNSHYFFRSGRKEWKALPINQIERIMKLTILLLIFFLQVSAKGVSQSITLSEKNAPLTKVLKEIEQQTDYLFFYEDAHIRDARAVSIQCRNMVLEEVLKKCFKDQPLTYNIVEKVIIVKPGQASPSKATATNAAAFISVKGRVTNKDGEPVIGATVVVRGTQKSAMTDASGKFSLTDVPENAVILISSIGYLAQEVTVNNQNEINVILKEQISALNQVIVVGYGTEKKATLTGAVAAISGKEIKDAPVANLSNALAGRLPGVSITQTGGKPGKPSSISIRAVGTWNNTDPLYVIDGVVRDKFAFDALDPSEVENLSVLKDGASASVYGSRAANGVILVTTKKGKEGKTTISYTGTVGVDQAIRIPATQNAYNQALTINDALRVDNVPSSDSRFYTPDELDYFKTHDWNWINEAWKNPVTTRHALSVSGGTSKVRYFMNGAYYYGSGSFNRLDFKKYTLRANIEADITKDLTASLNVSTDIRNDQKPYWRWDGDNDDMEDLYKAFLFRTHMVPPYINGKLNGTFVEWSPLAIVQGKTGYNKKKYSDYNAIAALQYKIPFVPGLDVKIMFNKYSRHTFIKQFSLPYELTVFARSGQHNHIVTDKPESVKVRDDGEFLYESYDNPESYQLNGYVTYNRSFGLHKINALFVYEQAEGNDNTFNAKRNNFTSPLVDQLFAGSLSSQFANGSGWEDGRLSYVGRVNYNYADKYIVEGAFRYDGSVKFAPGRRWGFFPSLAAAWRISEESFFKNNVKFINDLKLRGSVAMLGNDAVGGWQWMQRYNIYTGAVFGNTTAGIAPVGLPNPDITWEKSLSWNGGLDAVLLDSKLNFSAEVFRRHTYDILGARQQSVPSTFGATLPAENYGIIDSKGFELSAGYNNTIGKDFRYTIAANMGYATNKVIMQDQPENQRAYKSVIGYSTDRIWGMEATGILRTQADLDALPAGYTIFGQKPELGMMNYRDIRGAVDDKPDGKIDDNDAQYIGKHSTPPVNYGIALGAAWKGLSLDLLFQGLAGHQVMIDARYVQARAEETNFAFWNDHWTPENTNAAFPRANRNTGDNPSTFWLRNGSFLRLKNINLSYELPKQIMNRAGISSLRLFFIGTNLFLLEDHVKFRDPEAASMRSYPLMKNYSLGVNITL, from the coding sequence ATGAAAAAATTTACTCATGGCAATGCCTTTGCCAGGGACAAGGTGTGCCCTGCACTTATCTATGATGAACAAACAAACAACATCACCAACTCCCATTATTTTTTCAGATCCGGTAGAAAGGAATGGAAGGCTTTGCCCATTAACCAAATTGAAAGGATAATGAAATTGACTATTTTATTGCTCATCTTTTTCCTGCAGGTGAGCGCAAAAGGAGTTTCACAGTCAATAACGCTTTCTGAAAAGAACGCACCATTGACAAAGGTCCTGAAAGAGATAGAGCAGCAAACAGATTATCTCTTTTTTTATGAAGATGCACACATCCGGGATGCCCGGGCAGTAAGTATTCAATGCCGGAATATGGTACTGGAGGAGGTGCTGAAAAAATGTTTTAAAGATCAGCCACTGACTTACAACATTGTTGAAAAAGTGATCATTGTAAAACCAGGGCAGGCATCCCCGTCAAAAGCAACAGCTACTAACGCTGCTGCTTTCATCAGCGTGAAAGGACGCGTAACAAATAAAGATGGAGAGCCTGTGATCGGGGCTACCGTGGTGGTCAGGGGCACGCAGAAAAGCGCAATGACCGACGCCAGTGGTAAATTCTCCCTGACTGATGTACCCGAAAATGCCGTCATACTCATCTCCAGCATTGGATATCTGGCGCAGGAAGTAACCGTAAATAATCAGAATGAGATCAACGTAATATTGAAGGAGCAGATCTCCGCATTGAACCAGGTGATAGTAGTAGGATATGGTACAGAAAAGAAAGCCACGCTCACCGGTGCGGTGGCGGCTATTTCGGGGAAAGAAATAAAAGACGCACCGGTAGCTAATCTCTCCAACGCGCTCGCCGGGCGGCTGCCAGGCGTATCGATTACCCAAACAGGAGGAAAACCGGGCAAACCTTCTTCTATCAGCATAAGAGCAGTAGGTACATGGAATAATACAGATCCTTTGTACGTAATTGATGGCGTAGTGCGTGATAAGTTTGCTTTTGATGCATTGGATCCGAGTGAAGTAGAGAACCTGTCGGTGCTCAAAGACGGCGCTTCTGCATCTGTATATGGGTCGCGCGCTGCCAATGGCGTCATACTGGTAACTACGAAAAAAGGCAAGGAAGGAAAAACAACTATCTCCTATACCGGTACTGTAGGAGTAGATCAGGCCATACGCATCCCGGCTACACAAAATGCCTACAACCAGGCGCTCACTATTAACGATGCCCTGCGTGTGGATAATGTTCCTTCGTCTGATTCCAGGTTTTATACACCAGATGAACTGGATTATTTTAAAACCCACGACTGGAACTGGATCAATGAAGCATGGAAAAATCCTGTTACTACGCGTCATGCGCTGTCTGTAAGCGGCGGTACATCAAAGGTCCGCTATTTCATGAACGGCGCTTATTACTATGGCAGCGGATCCTTCAACAGGCTGGATTTCAAAAAATATACATTGCGGGCAAATATAGAGGCAGATATCACGAAAGACCTGACCGCTTCGCTGAATGTAAGCACCGACATCCGGAATGATCAGAAACCTTACTGGAGATGGGATGGCGACAATGACGACATGGAAGACCTGTACAAGGCATTTCTGTTCAGAACACATATGGTGCCTCCCTATATCAACGGCAAGTTGAACGGCACTTTTGTGGAATGGTCGCCGTTGGCCATAGTACAAGGGAAAACCGGTTATAATAAAAAGAAATATTCAGATTATAACGCCATTGCTGCACTGCAGTATAAGATACCATTTGTACCAGGACTGGATGTAAAGATCATGTTCAATAAATACTCCCGGCATACCTTTATCAAACAATTCAGTTTGCCATATGAGCTCACTGTATTCGCCCGTTCAGGACAGCACAACCATATTGTAACAGATAAGCCGGAAAGCGTAAAAGTGCGGGATGATGGCGAATTCCTGTATGAATCTTATGATAACCCGGAGTCTTACCAGTTGAATGGTTATGTTACTTATAACCGGTCGTTTGGGCTGCATAAAATTAATGCACTGTTTGTTTATGAACAGGCAGAAGGTAATGACAACACGTTCAATGCAAAGCGTAACAACTTTACTTCGCCTTTGGTAGACCAGCTGTTTGCGGGCAGCCTTTCCAGTCAGTTTGCGAACGGAAGCGGATGGGAAGATGGTCGTTTATCCTATGTAGGCAGGGTAAATTATAACTATGCAGATAAATATATTGTAGAAGGAGCATTCCGGTACGATGGCTCCGTAAAATTTGCTCCCGGCAGACGCTGGGGCTTTTTCCCTTCGTTGGCCGCCGCATGGCGTATTTCCGAAGAGTCTTTCTTTAAGAATAACGTAAAATTTATCAATGACCTGAAGTTGCGAGGCTCAGTAGCGATGTTAGGTAATGATGCCGTGGGTGGCTGGCAATGGATGCAACGGTACAATATTTACACGGGTGCTGTTTTTGGCAATACCACTGCCGGTATTGCGCCGGTAGGACTTCCCAACCCGGATATTACCTGGGAAAAATCACTGTCCTGGAACGGCGGATTAGACGCCGTGCTGCTGGATAGTAAACTCAATTTTTCTGCGGAAGTATTTCGCCGGCATACCTACGATATCCTGGGGGCGCGCCAGCAAAGCGTTCCTTCTACCTTTGGCGCAACGCTGCCTGCCGAGAACTACGGGATCATCGACTCAAAAGGATTTGAGCTTTCTGCAGGATATAACAATACCATTGGCAAGGATTTCCGCTATACCATTGCCGCCAACATGGGCTATGCTACCAACAAAGTGATTATGCAGGACCAACCTGAAAATCAGCGTGCATACAAGTCCGTTATAGGGTATAGCACCGATCGTATCTGGGGAATGGAGGCCACTGGTATACTTCGTACCCAGGCCGACCTTGACGCGCTGCCTGCCGGGTACACTATTTTTGGTCAGAAGCCGGAACTGGGTATGATGAATTACCGCGATATCCGCGGAGCAGTGGATGATAAGCCGGATGGCAAGATCGACGACAACGACGCGCAGTACATTGGCAAACACAGTACGCCTCCTGTTAATTATGGGATTGCTTTGGGTGCAGCCTGGAAGGGGCTTAGCCTTGATCTGCTTTTCCAGGGCCTGGCCGGGCATCAGGTCATGATCGATGCCAGGTATGTACAGGCAAGGGCAGAAGAAACCAACTTTGCTTTCTGGAATGATCACTGGACGCCGGAGAACACGAATGCAGCTTTTCCAAGAGCCAACAGAAATACAGGAGACAACCCATCTACTTTCTGGTTGCGCAATGGCTCCTTTTTGCGGTTGAAAAATATTAACCTTTCCTATGAACTGCCTAAACAGA
- a CDS encoding FecR domain-containing protein, translated as MEDQQEKWLLISKFIRGELTPPEEAELREWLNEKPGNRQFFEEITSAEQLRHELQEFASKEISEEKAWEKLLTRARADGKSWANDKPAITRKFRIWRYAAAAVLLMLAAGGTYWVRHTGTGRKDLSRIAINQKADLQDLAPGKNKATLTLSGGETVVLDSSAIGQQLRQGATSISIAANGQLAYTSGAGGEHAIQYNTVTTPPGGQYQVVLPDGSRVWLNAASAIRFPVAFSDKERAVEVSGEVYFEIKPNMQRPFKVNVRGMEVAVLGTEFNINAYKDEPVISTTLLSGRVAVTNKSSGQQVTLNPGEQVQASDKQHTGMQLSRVDTDQVIAWKNGLFRFSGDDLQAVMRQLARWYNVEVVYEGQIPKRSFSGKIPRNMTASKVLEILKSVGVNFRIDANGGKIIVEE; from the coding sequence GAATTAACCCCGCCGGAAGAGGCTGAGCTACGGGAATGGCTAAACGAAAAACCCGGGAACAGGCAATTTTTCGAAGAGATCACCTCGGCAGAACAGCTACGCCACGAACTGCAGGAGTTTGCCAGTAAAGAGATCAGCGAGGAGAAGGCCTGGGAGAAGTTGCTGACAAGGGCCCGGGCCGATGGAAAAAGCTGGGCAAACGACAAGCCTGCTATCACACGGAAGTTTAGAATATGGAGATATGCCGCTGCTGCCGTTTTATTGATGTTGGCTGCAGGCGGCACGTATTGGGTACGTCATACAGGTACCGGCAGGAAAGATCTTTCCCGCATAGCTATCAATCAAAAGGCAGACTTGCAGGACCTGGCCCCGGGAAAAAATAAAGCCACCCTGACGCTGTCGGGCGGAGAAACGGTGGTGCTGGACAGCAGCGCCATCGGGCAGCAGCTGCGCCAGGGCGCTACCAGTATCTCTATTGCCGCTAACGGCCAGCTGGCTTATACCTCCGGCGCCGGCGGAGAGCACGCCATTCAGTATAATACAGTTACAACACCACCCGGAGGGCAATACCAGGTAGTGCTGCCCGATGGCAGCAGGGTATGGCTGAATGCTGCATCGGCTATCCGCTTTCCGGTAGCCTTCTCTGATAAAGAACGGGCAGTAGAAGTGAGCGGTGAAGTGTACTTTGAAATTAAGCCAAACATGCAGCGGCCGTTTAAGGTAAACGTTCGCGGAATGGAAGTAGCCGTGCTGGGAACCGAGTTTAATATCAATGCATATAAGGATGAACCGGTGATCAGCACCACGCTGTTATCCGGCCGGGTGGCGGTAACCAATAAAAGCTCCGGGCAGCAGGTTACTTTAAACCCCGGAGAGCAGGTGCAGGCATCCGATAAACAGCACACCGGCATGCAGTTAAGCAGGGTAGATACAGATCAGGTGATAGCCTGGAAAAATGGCCTGTTCCGGTTTTCGGGCGATGATCTGCAAGCCGTTATGCGGCAATTGGCCAGATGGTATAATGTAGAAGTTGTATATGAAGGACAAATTCCAAAGCGGTCATTTTCCGGTAAAATTCCCCGTAATATGACTGCATCAAAAGTACTGGAAATACTGAAAAGCGTTGGCGTAAACTTCCGCATAGATGCAAATGGAGGAAAGATCATAGTGGAAGAATAA